In Kitasatospora sp. NBC_00240, the following are encoded in one genomic region:
- a CDS encoding PPOX class F420-dependent oxidoreductase — MDATPEQLERIIRLAAGSYLLVTTYKKDGSTVATPVWVVRDGNALGIWTVADSWKVKRIRNRADVLVGPCDVRGNPTGESVPATAEILSPAETAAYRTLLRRKYGLLGVLTLAGSKLRRGDKGTVGIRITPTD; from the coding sequence ATGGACGCCACGCCCGAGCAGCTCGAACGCATCATCCGCCTCGCCGCCGGGAGCTACCTGCTGGTGACCACGTACAAGAAGGACGGCAGCACCGTCGCCACCCCCGTCTGGGTCGTCCGCGACGGCAACGCCCTCGGCATCTGGACGGTCGCCGACTCCTGGAAGGTCAAGCGGATCCGCAACCGCGCCGACGTCCTGGTCGGCCCCTGCGACGTCCGCGGCAACCCCACCGGCGAGTCCGTCCCCGCCACCGCCGAGATCCTCTCCCCCGCCGAGACCGCCGCCTACCGCACCCTGCTGCGCCGCAAGTACGGCCTGCTCGGCGTGCTGACCCTGGCCGGCAGCAAGCTGCGGCGCGGCGACAAGGGCACCGTGGGGATCCGGATCACGCCGACGGACTGA
- a CDS encoding Tex family protein, whose amino-acid sequence MSTAVEQAAQRAVERKIAEELGVREGQVKAAVDLLDGGSTVPFIARYRKEATGELDDAQLRALEERLRYLRELEERRSAILESVEAQGKLDDTLRGQILAADSKARLEDIYLPFKPKRRTKAQIAREAGLEPLADALLADPGLDPQATADGYLNESVADRAAALEGARSILVERFAEDADLIGTLRERMWTRGRLVATVRDGKEQDGAKFSDYFDFAEPYTKLPSHRILAMLRGEKEEVLDLELSPEDGQDSGDLPGQSAYEQRIAARFGVADHGRPGDKWLGDTVRWAWRTRILVRLGIDLRTRLRQEAEDEAVRVFAANLRDLLLAAPAGTRATMGLDPGFRTGVKVAVVDATGKVVAFDTIYPHQPANKWDASIATLAALAKKHDVDLVAIGNGTASRETDKLAEDLIKRHPELKLTKAMVSEAGASVYSASAYASQELPDLNVSIRGAVSIARRLQDPLAELVKIDPKSIGVGQYQHDLSELKLSRSLDAVVEDCVNAVGVDVNTASSPLLTRVSGITGTLADNIVAHRDANGPFRTRRALKDVARLGPKAFEQCAGFLRIPGGEDPLDASSVHPEAYPVVRRILAATGGDLPALIGNSTALRALRPGDFADDTFGVPTVTDILGELDKPGRDPRPAFKTATFKEGVDKIGDLEVGMVLEGVVTNVAAFGAFVDVGVHQDGLVHVSALSKNFVKDPREVVKPGDIVKVRVTAVDVPRKRIGLTLRLDDEVGRSQGGGSGGGRERGERGADRGGERGPRPPRQDRRGSGGGGSGSGGGAPAPAGNSAMADALRRAGLAGGSGPGQGSGSGSGGRSGRR is encoded by the coding sequence GTGAGCACGGCAGTCGAACAGGCGGCCCAGCGGGCGGTGGAGCGCAAGATCGCCGAGGAACTCGGCGTCCGCGAGGGGCAGGTGAAGGCGGCGGTCGACCTGCTCGACGGCGGCTCGACCGTCCCCTTCATCGCGCGCTACCGCAAGGAGGCGACGGGCGAGCTCGACGACGCCCAGCTGCGCGCGCTGGAGGAGCGGCTGCGCTACCTGCGCGAGTTGGAGGAGCGGCGGAGCGCGATCCTGGAGTCCGTCGAGGCGCAGGGCAAGCTGGACGACACCCTGCGCGGGCAGATCCTGGCCGCCGATTCCAAGGCCCGGCTGGAGGACATCTACCTCCCGTTCAAGCCCAAGCGCCGCACCAAGGCGCAGATCGCCCGCGAGGCCGGCCTGGAGCCGCTCGCCGACGCGCTGCTCGCCGATCCGGGCCTGGACCCGCAGGCGACCGCCGACGGCTACCTCAACGAGTCGGTCGCGGACCGGGCCGCCGCGCTGGAGGGCGCCCGGTCGATCCTGGTCGAGCGCTTCGCCGAGGACGCGGACCTGATCGGCACCCTGCGCGAGCGGATGTGGACCCGCGGCCGGCTGGTCGCCACCGTCCGGGACGGCAAGGAGCAGGACGGGGCCAAGTTCTCCGACTACTTCGACTTCGCGGAGCCCTACACCAAGCTCCCCTCGCACCGCATCCTGGCGATGCTGCGCGGGGAGAAGGAGGAGGTCCTCGACCTCGAACTCTCGCCCGAGGACGGCCAGGACTCCGGGGACCTGCCCGGCCAGAGCGCGTACGAGCAGCGGATCGCGGCCCGCTTCGGCGTTGCCGACCACGGCCGTCCGGGCGACAAGTGGCTGGGCGACACCGTCCGCTGGGCCTGGCGCACCCGCATCCTGGTCCGGCTCGGCATCGACCTGCGGACCCGGCTCCGACAGGAGGCCGAGGACGAGGCCGTCCGGGTCTTCGCCGCCAACCTGCGCGACCTGCTGCTCGCCGCGCCCGCCGGCACCCGCGCCACGATGGGCCTGGACCCGGGCTTCCGTACCGGTGTGAAGGTCGCGGTGGTCGACGCCACCGGCAAGGTGGTCGCGTTCGACACCATCTACCCGCACCAGCCGGCCAACAAGTGGGACGCCTCGATCGCGACCCTCGCGGCGCTGGCGAAGAAGCACGACGTCGACCTGGTCGCGATCGGCAACGGCACCGCCTCCCGCGAGACCGACAAGCTCGCCGAGGACCTGATCAAGCGGCACCCGGAGCTGAAGCTCACCAAGGCGATGGTCTCCGAGGCCGGTGCCTCGGTGTACTCCGCCTCCGCGTACGCCTCGCAGGAGCTGCCCGACCTCAACGTCTCGATCCGCGGCGCGGTCTCCATCGCCCGGCGCCTGCAGGACCCGCTGGCGGAGCTGGTCAAGATCGACCCCAAGTCGATCGGCGTCGGCCAGTACCAGCACGACCTCAGCGAGTTGAAGCTCTCCCGCTCGCTGGACGCCGTGGTCGAGGACTGCGTCAACGCCGTCGGCGTGGACGTCAACACCGCCTCGTCCCCGCTGCTCACCCGGGTCTCCGGCATCACCGGCACGCTCGCCGACAACATCGTCGCCCACCGCGACGCCAACGGCCCGTTCAGGACCCGGCGGGCGCTCAAGGACGTCGCCCGGCTCGGCCCGAAGGCCTTCGAGCAGTGCGCCGGCTTCCTGCGCATCCCCGGCGGCGAGGACCCGCTGGACGCCTCCAGCGTGCACCCCGAGGCCTACCCGGTGGTACGCCGGATCCTCGCCGCGACCGGCGGCGACCTGCCCGCGCTGATCGGCAACAGCACCGCTCTGCGGGCCCTGCGCCCCGGTGACTTCGCGGACGACACCTTCGGAGTCCCGACCGTCACCGACATCCTGGGCGAGCTGGACAAGCCCGGCCGCGACCCGCGCCCCGCCTTCAAGACCGCCACCTTCAAGGAGGGCGTCGACAAGATCGGCGACCTGGAGGTCGGCATGGTGCTGGAGGGCGTGGTCACCAACGTCGCCGCCTTCGGCGCCTTCGTGGACGTGGGCGTGCACCAGGACGGCCTGGTGCACGTGTCCGCCCTGTCGAAGAACTTCGTCAAGGACCCGCGCGAGGTGGTCAAGCCCGGCGACATCGTCAAGGTCCGGGTGACCGCGGTGGACGTGCCGCGTAAGCGGATCGGGCTGACGCTGCGCCTGGACGACGAGGTCGGCCGGTCGCAGGGCGGCGGTTCCGGCGGTGGCCGCGAGCGTGGTGAGCGCGGCGCGGACCGGGGCGGTGAGCGCGGACCGCGCCCGCCGCGGCAGGACCGGCGCGGCTCCGGCGGCGGTGGCTCCGGCAGTGGCGGCGGTGCCCCGGCCCCGGCCGGCAACAGCGCCATGGCGGACGCGCTGCGCCGGGCCGGTCTGGCCGGCGGCTCGGGACCGGGCCAGGGGTCGGGCTCCGGCTCCGGCGGCAGGTCCGGACGCCGCTGA
- a CDS encoding TetR/AcrR family transcriptional regulator, with amino-acid sequence MPADQQQDSRAKGAEKPRTSLWERLERPAPAPRSTLTPERIAAVAVGVADAEGLDAVTMRRLATELGVAPMAAYRYVSGKDELLELMVDFVYGELAPAGTGADWREVMRGLALRTRTLLLDHPWMTQASVLALTPNQLAVPERVLKALDDLGLDADRMMAVFRTVTAYAKGAAEVEVNLLREMRKRGWTSGHDTRTGLAPQMTWLMNTGRYPAFRRYALTATRKDDPQWQFETGLDCVLDGIAARMGI; translated from the coding sequence ATGCCCGCCGACCAGCAGCAGGACAGCCGGGCGAAGGGCGCGGAGAAGCCCCGGACCTCCCTCTGGGAGCGGCTCGAACGACCGGCGCCGGCCCCGCGCTCCACACTCACCCCGGAGCGGATCGCCGCCGTCGCGGTCGGTGTCGCCGACGCCGAGGGGCTCGACGCCGTCACCATGCGCCGCCTCGCCACCGAACTGGGCGTCGCCCCGATGGCCGCCTACCGGTACGTCTCCGGCAAGGACGAACTCCTGGAGCTGATGGTCGACTTCGTCTACGGCGAGCTGGCCCCCGCCGGGACCGGCGCCGACTGGCGGGAGGTCATGCGCGGGCTGGCCCTCCGCACCAGGACCCTACTGCTGGACCACCCCTGGATGACCCAGGCCTCGGTCCTCGCCCTGACCCCGAACCAGCTGGCCGTACCGGAGCGGGTGCTCAAGGCGCTCGACGACCTCGGCCTGGACGCCGACCGGATGATGGCCGTCTTCCGCACCGTGACGGCCTACGCCAAGGGCGCGGCCGAGGTCGAGGTCAACCTCCTCCGCGAGATGCGGAAGCGGGGCTGGACCAGCGGGCACGACACCAGGACGGGGCTGGCCCCGCAGATGACCTGGCTGATGAACACCGGCCGCTACCCGGCCTTCCGCCGGTACGCGCTGACCGCCACCCGCAAGGACGACCCGCAGTGGCAGTTCGAGACCGGGCTGGACTGCGTCCTCGACGGCATCGCGGCCCGGATGGGCATCTGA
- a CDS encoding NAD(P)H-dependent oxidoreductase, with protein sequence MTTTNGTAQATGQAIEGADEETTGPKARQPDPADPTGHRLRIAVILGSTRAGRFGPVVADWLLGRAAEHGELETDLVDLVATPLPSAFPAFGAPLPEDVQAQFAAVSPRLEAADGFVIVTPEYNHSFPAPLKNAIDFHTHQWHAKPVGFVSYGGRSGGLRAVEQLRPVLAELHAVTLRETVSFHDYGDKFDADGNVLDPAAEGAAKTMLDQLAWWAHALRDAKRLRPYTA encoded by the coding sequence ATGACCACGACGAACGGAACCGCGCAGGCCACCGGCCAGGCGATCGAGGGGGCGGACGAGGAGACGACCGGGCCGAAGGCCAGGCAGCCGGACCCTGCGGACCCGACCGGCCACCGACTGCGGATCGCCGTCATCCTCGGCAGCACCAGGGCGGGGCGGTTCGGACCCGTCGTCGCGGACTGGCTGCTCGGCCGGGCCGCCGAACACGGGGAACTGGAGACCGACCTCGTCGACCTGGTCGCCACCCCGCTGCCCAGCGCCTTCCCCGCCTTCGGCGCACCGCTGCCCGAGGACGTCCAGGCGCAGTTCGCCGCCGTGTCACCACGGCTGGAGGCCGCCGACGGCTTCGTGATCGTCACGCCGGAGTACAACCACAGCTTTCCGGCACCGCTGAAGAACGCCATCGACTTCCACACCCACCAGTGGCACGCCAAGCCGGTCGGCTTCGTCTCGTACGGTGGGCGCTCCGGCGGCCTGCGCGCGGTCGAGCAGCTGCGCCCGGTGCTGGCCGAACTGCACGCCGTCACCCTCCGCGAGACCGTCAGCTTCCACGACTACGGCGACAAGTTCGACGCCGACGGCAACGTGCTCGACCCGGCCGCCGAGGGCGCCGCCAAGACCATGCTCGACCAGCTGGCCTGGTGGGCCCACGCTCTGCGCGACGCCAAGCGCCTGCGTCCCTACACCGCCTGA
- a CDS encoding MDR family MFS transporter gives MKSVNHMNDMSGGNGGKDTNGGRGGDDVTDPGAATSTTTGPPDAGRPPLPYPGVLGLMLGIFLATLDGQIVSTALPTVVGDLGGLDRLSWVVTAYLLTAAAATPIWGKLGDLYGRKGAFLSSVVVFLAGSVLSGLAQDMNQLIAFRALQGLGAGGLMVGALSIIGVLVAAEDRGRIQSMIGVLMPVAFVGGPLLGGFLTDHLSWRWAFYVNLPVGALALLAVGVGVRLRTARTRVRIDFAGAALLTVAILGLTLLSSLGGTSYPWSSPRILALGAVSAGALAWFVRVERRAPEPVIPPRLFRSRTFTVAQLLSFLVGALMLAVMIHLPLYLQLVRGTSSTGGGLLLLPLMLGMLGAQLATGRYLGRTGARQRGPAVLGGALAVAGTLLLLLLGRDTPTASASALTLVSGLGIGLVMQSTLLTTMSSAAPRDMGAATGTVTLARTIGGSLGVAALGAVYTGRTDAVLAGRLGRETADRLVTGGQLTPALLRDVPAVVREAVQDAVVSGLHGVLVGAAVLSAVAFGAAWLLGGPLPGDTRPEPTGEQGERQEGVPAGRNLPGAAG, from the coding sequence ATGAAGAGCGTGAACCACATGAATGACATGAGCGGCGGGAACGGCGGGAAGGACACGAACGGCGGGAGGGGAGGGGACGACGTGACCGACCCGGGCGCCGCCACCAGCACGACCACCGGGCCGCCGGACGCGGGCCGCCCGCCGCTGCCCTACCCGGGCGTCCTCGGACTGATGCTCGGCATCTTCCTGGCCACCCTGGACGGGCAGATCGTCAGCACCGCGCTCCCCACCGTGGTGGGTGACCTCGGCGGCCTCGACCGGCTCTCCTGGGTGGTGACGGCCTACCTGCTCACCGCCGCCGCGGCCACCCCGATCTGGGGGAAGCTCGGCGACCTGTACGGGCGCAAGGGCGCCTTCCTGTCCTCGGTGGTGGTCTTCCTGGCCGGCTCCGTGCTCTCCGGCCTGGCCCAGGACATGAACCAGCTCATCGCCTTCCGCGCCCTCCAGGGGCTGGGGGCGGGCGGGCTGATGGTCGGCGCGCTGTCGATCATCGGTGTGCTGGTGGCCGCCGAGGACCGCGGCCGGATCCAGTCCATGATCGGCGTACTGATGCCGGTCGCCTTCGTCGGCGGCCCCCTGCTCGGCGGGTTCCTCACCGACCACCTGAGCTGGCGCTGGGCCTTCTACGTCAACCTGCCGGTCGGCGCACTGGCCCTGCTGGCCGTCGGTGTCGGGGTCCGGCTGCGGACCGCCCGCACCCGGGTCCGGATCGACTTCGCCGGCGCCGCTCTGCTCACGGTCGCCATTCTCGGGCTCACCCTGCTCAGCAGCTTGGGCGGCACCTCCTACCCCTGGTCCTCGCCGCGGATCCTCGCCCTGGGCGCGGTGAGCGCCGGGGCCCTCGCCTGGTTCGTCCGGGTGGAGCGGCGGGCCCCGGAGCCGGTGATCCCGCCCCGGCTCTTCCGCAGCCGCACCTTCACCGTGGCCCAGCTGCTCAGCTTCCTGGTCGGCGCGCTGATGCTGGCGGTGATGATCCACCTGCCGCTCTACCTGCAGCTCGTCCGGGGCACCTCCTCGACCGGCGGCGGCCTGCTGCTGCTCCCGCTGATGCTCGGCATGCTCGGCGCACAGCTCGCCACCGGCCGGTACCTGGGCCGGACCGGCGCCCGGCAGCGCGGCCCGGCCGTCCTCGGCGGCGCCCTGGCCGTGGCCGGCACCCTGCTGCTGCTCCTGCTCGGCCGGGACACCCCGACGGCGTCGGCCTCGGCGCTCACGCTGGTCAGCGGTCTCGGCATCGGCCTGGTCATGCAGAGCACCTTGCTCACCACGATGAGCAGCGCCGCACCCCGCGACATGGGCGCGGCCACCGGTACGGTCACGCTGGCCCGCACCATCGGCGGCTCGCTGGGGGTCGCCGCGCTGGGCGCCGTCTACACCGGACGGACCGACGCCGTCCTGGCCGGCCGGCTCGGGCGGGAGACCGCGGACCGGCTGGTCACCGGCGGACAGCTGACCCCGGCCCTGCTGCGGGACGTACCCGCTGTCGTCCGCGAGGCGGTGCAGGACGCCGTGGTCAGCGGTCTGCACGGTGTGCTGGTCGGGGCTGCGGTGCTGTCCGCCGTCGCCTTCGGTGCCGCCTGGCTGCTCGGGGGGCCGCTCCCCGGGGACACCCGGCCGGAGCCGACGGGGGAGCAGGGCGAGCGACAGGAGGGGGTACCGGCGGGCCGGAACCTTCCCGGGGCCGCCGGGTGA
- a CDS encoding transglycosylase family protein, which yields MIFRNETAAATAKTAVKRNRVRTALMAGAVLALPVAGLVTATSASAAPASTWDKVAQCEATGNWAINTGNGFYGGLQFTSSTWAAFGGTAYAPQAHQATKAQQIAVGEKVLAAQGPGAWPVCSVKAGLTK from the coding sequence ATGATCTTCCGTAACGAGACCGCCGCTGCCACCGCCAAGACCGCCGTCAAGCGCAACCGGGTGCGGACGGCTCTGATGGCGGGCGCCGTGCTGGCCCTGCCGGTGGCAGGCCTCGTCACGGCCACCTCCGCCTCCGCCGCGCCGGCGTCGACCTGGGACAAGGTCGCGCAGTGCGAGGCGACCGGCAACTGGGCGATCAACACCGGCAACGGCTTCTACGGCGGCCTGCAGTTCACCTCCTCCACCTGGGCGGCGTTCGGCGGCACCGCCTACGCCCCGCAGGCCCACCAGGCCACCAAGGCCCAGCAGATCGCCGTCGGCGAGAAGGTCCTCGCCGCCCAGGGCCCCGGCGCCTGGCCCGTCTGCTCCGTCAAGGCCGGCCTCACCAAGTAA
- a CDS encoding NUDIX hydrolase, with product MTDTTETATELTDLASRFPLLHAPQRWTWGGYDAQFSSALPPDELITNIHVVGFSDDQVVLCRDARGHWFLPGGTREAGESVESCLARELREEAGARLTGSPVWIGAHRCVTDDPVPYRPWQPHPEKAWLWGWAEVDVDSAPTNPADGEEVVEVRAVDPEEAGRLLVRAREGWWRELVQLAVESHSRP from the coding sequence ATGACGGATACCACGGAAACCGCGACGGAACTCACCGACCTGGCCTCCCGGTTCCCGCTGCTGCATGCCCCGCAGCGCTGGACCTGGGGTGGCTACGACGCCCAGTTCTCGTCGGCACTCCCGCCCGACGAGTTGATCACCAACATTCACGTGGTCGGGTTCTCCGACGACCAGGTGGTGCTCTGCCGCGACGCCCGCGGCCACTGGTTCCTCCCGGGCGGCACCCGGGAGGCGGGCGAGAGCGTCGAGTCCTGCCTGGCGCGCGAGTTGCGCGAGGAGGCCGGCGCCCGGCTGACCGGCTCGCCGGTCTGGATCGGCGCGCACAGATGCGTGACGGACGACCCCGTCCCGTACCGGCCCTGGCAGCCGCACCCGGAGAAGGCCTGGCTCTGGGGCTGGGCCGAGGTCGACGTCGACTCCGCGCCGACCAACCCGGCCGACGGCGAGGAGGTCGTCGAGGTGCGGGCGGTCGACCCGGAGGAGGCCGGGCGCCTGCTGGTACGGGCTCGCGAGGGCTGGTGGCGGGAGCTCGTCCAGCTCGCGGTGGAGTCGCACTCCCGGCCCTGA
- a CDS encoding RidA family protein has translation MTESQLTYIAAPEGVAPGTGYTQVVTGTGRLVAVSGQVALDERGQLVGAGDPAAQTRQVFENLRRCLAAAGATFDDVVKLTYFVTDIGHLPAIRPVRDEFVDVRRPPASSAVQVAALFRPELLLEVEAFAVVPEKAG, from the coding sequence ATGACCGAATCGCAGCTCACGTACATCGCCGCCCCCGAGGGCGTCGCCCCGGGAACGGGTTACACCCAGGTCGTCACCGGCACGGGCCGCCTGGTCGCCGTCTCCGGGCAGGTCGCGCTCGACGAGCGGGGGCAGTTGGTGGGCGCGGGCGATCCGGCCGCGCAGACCCGGCAGGTCTTCGAGAACCTCCGCCGGTGTCTGGCCGCCGCCGGCGCGACCTTCGACGACGTCGTCAAGCTCACCTACTTCGTCACCGACATCGGCCACCTGCCGGCGATCCGGCCCGTCCGGGACGAGTTCGTCGACGTCCGGCGGCCGCCCGCCAGCTCGGCCGTCCAGGTCGCCGCCCTGTTCCGTCCCGAACTGCTGCTGGAGGTGGAGGCGTTCGCCGTGGTCCCGGAGAAGGCCGGCTGA
- a CDS encoding SDR family oxidoreductase, with the protein MRALPLTHPARWRAEQEAGSFVREGRKRRRQESRERERRADAELVAATATGGRDRREDAPLTLPSETAPVGEYLQRRRCYVCKSTYRQADSFYHSLCPPCAGDNARRRGLSTDLRGRRVLLTGGRVKIGFQLALMMLRDGADLIVTSRFPHDTLRRFRAAPGSAGWLDRLSVVGIDLRDPRQVLGLCEGLRADGRPLDILVNNAAQTLRRPPESYALLAAGEHRALPSDAARAVTHAPGFRPMPALAPAWPAAELDAGAVVPLPRTGEFAAHPPAPAADEAGLLPDPAPANSWSVRLGDLDPSELLETQLVNALAPALLCDRLLPLLLASPHPRRYIVNVTAVEGRFAVRNKTAGHPHTNMAKAALNMLTRTSAAELAAQDVHMCAVDTGWITDENPAPKKSRIADRGFRTPLDIVDGAARVYDPIVRGEAGSPVSGVFLKDYQEAQW; encoded by the coding sequence CTGCGGGCGCTGCCCCTCACCCACCCGGCGAGGTGGCGCGCCGAGCAGGAGGCCGGGTCCTTCGTCCGGGAGGGCCGCAAGCGGCGGCGGCAGGAGAGCCGCGAGCGGGAGCGCCGGGCGGACGCCGAGCTGGTCGCGGCCACCGCGACCGGCGGGCGCGACCGGCGCGAGGACGCGCCGCTCACCCTGCCGTCCGAGACCGCCCCGGTGGGCGAGTACCTCCAGCGCCGGCGTTGCTACGTCTGCAAGTCGACATACCGTCAGGCCGACAGCTTCTACCACTCGCTCTGCCCGCCCTGCGCCGGCGACAACGCCCGCCGGCGCGGCCTGAGCACCGACCTGCGCGGACGGCGGGTCCTGCTCACCGGCGGCCGGGTCAAGATCGGGTTCCAGCTGGCCCTGATGATGCTCCGGGACGGCGCCGACCTCATCGTCACCAGCCGCTTCCCGCACGACACCCTGCGCCGGTTCCGGGCCGCCCCGGGCAGCGCCGGGTGGCTCGACCGGCTATCCGTCGTCGGCATCGACCTGCGCGACCCCCGCCAGGTGCTCGGCCTCTGCGAAGGCCTGCGCGCCGACGGCCGCCCGCTCGACATCCTGGTCAACAACGCCGCCCAGACCCTGCGCCGCCCGCCCGAGTCGTACGCCCTGCTGGCCGCCGGCGAGCACCGCGCGCTGCCGTCCGACGCCGCCCGCGCCGTCACCCACGCCCCCGGGTTCCGCCCGATGCCCGCGCTGGCGCCCGCCTGGCCCGCCGCCGAACTAGACGCCGGCGCGGTCGTCCCGCTCCCCCGCACCGGTGAGTTCGCGGCGCACCCGCCGGCACCGGCGGCGGACGAGGCCGGGCTGCTGCCCGACCCGGCGCCCGCCAACTCCTGGTCCGTCCGGCTCGGCGACCTCGACCCGTCCGAGCTGCTGGAGACCCAGCTGGTCAACGCGCTCGCCCCGGCCCTGCTCTGCGACCGGCTGCTCCCGCTGCTGCTCGCTTCCCCGCACCCCCGCCGCTACATCGTCAACGTCACGGCCGTGGAGGGGCGGTTCGCCGTCCGCAACAAGACGGCCGGCCACCCGCACACCAACATGGCCAAGGCCGCCCTGAACATGCTCACCCGCACCAGCGCGGCCGAACTCGCCGCCCAGGACGTCCACATGTGCGCGGTGGACACCGGCTGGATCACCGACGAGAACCCGGCGCCGAAGAAGTCCAGGATCGCCGACCGGGGGTTCCGGACCCCGCTGGACATCGTCGACGGCGCGGCCCGCGTCTACGACCCGATCGTCCGCGGCGAGGCCGGTTCGCCCGTCTCCGGTGTGTTCCTCAAGGACTACCAGGAGGCGCAGTGGTGA
- a CDS encoding LysE family translocator, with translation MVVGAGAIAGIAVVAFGMVLTPGPNMIYLVSRSVAQGRRAGLISLAGVGVGFLTYLFAATAGIAAVFALVPEIYLTIKLAGAAYLLRLAWKAVRPGGDSAFTPRELKADPPARLFAMGLLTCLLNPKIAILYVSLLPQFVEPQRGHIGVQSLLLGLTQIVVGLTMNGVFVLTAGSVSVFFARRPLWTRVHRYLMGTALAAFAVRIAADRSRAVVAAP, from the coding sequence ATGGTGGTCGGAGCAGGGGCGATAGCGGGGATCGCGGTGGTGGCGTTCGGGATGGTGCTCACGCCGGGGCCGAACATGATCTACCTGGTGTCCCGTTCGGTGGCGCAGGGCCGCCGAGCCGGGCTGATCTCGCTGGCCGGCGTCGGGGTGGGCTTCCTGACCTACCTGTTCGCGGCCACCGCCGGCATCGCCGCGGTGTTCGCGCTCGTCCCCGAGATCTATCTGACGATCAAGCTGGCCGGCGCGGCCTACCTGCTCCGGCTGGCTTGGAAGGCCGTCCGGCCCGGCGGGGACTCGGCGTTCACCCCGCGTGAGCTGAAGGCCGACCCGCCCGCCCGGCTGTTCGCGATGGGGCTGCTGACCTGCCTGCTGAACCCGAAGATCGCGATCCTGTACGTGTCGCTGCTGCCGCAGTTCGTCGAGCCGCAGCGCGGTCACATTGGCGTGCAGAGCCTGCTGCTGGGTCTCACCCAGATCGTGGTCGGCCTGACGATGAACGGTGTCTTCGTGCTGACGGCCGGCTCGGTGTCGGTCTTCTTCGCCCGCCGCCCGCTCTGGACCAGGGTGCACCGCTATCTGATGGGCACCGCGCTGGCGGCCTTCGCCGTCCGGATCGCCGCCGACCGCTCGCGGGCCGTGGTCGCCGCGCCCTGA